One genomic region from Chthoniobacterales bacterium encodes:
- a CDS encoding phage major capsid protein produces MRYFLLLTFLTTFIPLQAQQTADPAVTRLRETLKSTMLQLRSAQTDLATAQSDKAAFETEKQTLTDQVATLTKQAIADKDASTKSIEELQSKVAAQEKEITAQKEAIAQWKVALEKMTSTAQSTEAARAKLAARVIVLDRQVADQKLKNTEMYKIGSEVLTRYEKFGLGDALTAREPFVGLTRVKFENLVQDYSDKLKDQTIRP; encoded by the coding sequence ATGCGCTACTTCCTTCTCCTAACATTCCTAACGACTTTCATTCCACTGCAAGCCCAGCAAACGGCTGATCCGGCTGTCACCCGCCTGCGCGAGACTTTGAAAAGCACCATGCTGCAACTGCGCTCGGCACAGACCGACCTTGCCACTGCGCAATCCGACAAGGCCGCCTTCGAAACCGAGAAGCAAACGCTGACGGATCAAGTCGCCACGCTCACCAAACAAGCTATTGCCGACAAGGACGCCAGCACCAAGTCCATCGAGGAGTTGCAGTCGAAAGTCGCCGCGCAGGAAAAGGAAATTACCGCGCAAAAGGAGGCCATCGCGCAATGGAAAGTAGCCTTGGAAAAAATGACCTCCACCGCGCAAAGCACCGAGGCCGCGCGCGCCAAACTGGCCGCCCGCGTCATTGTATTAGACAGGCAGGTTGCCGATCAAAAACTGAAAAACACCGAGATGTATAAGATCGGCAGCGAGGTTCTTACCCGTTACGAGAAGTTCGGTCTAGGCGACGCCCTCACCGCCCGCGAACCCTTCGTCGGACTCACGAGAGTTAAATTTGAAAACCTCGTCCAGGATTACTCCGACAAGCTGAAGGACCAAACCATTCGTCCGTAA
- a CDS encoding putative porin → MVEKGLLTKEDSADLIKQAEADGAIAREQTEAVQAAVQQIASVQNVPTDSYATPPQLDPSMPQQELPAAYPGPDDTMRVSYIPESVKDEMREQIKADVLAQARDENWSSPRMFPDWLTRFRLLGDYRIRYQSDRFSTGNDNTGAFPNFNAINTGAPFDVSGTVFSPQLNVDENRSRFRLRVRFGAEISLRDNFTAGIRIGTGENNSPVSQNQTLGAANNGQGGNFSKYAIWLDRGFLRYDFTGVPNLSLSLTAGRFDNPFFATTILWAKDLAFDGFVLKGKYKLGDGAVTPFLTVGAFPIFNTDFTYSSNQSAKFKSQDKWLYAVQAGLDWKIAKDFTAKMAVAYLDYDNVEGKLSSPFTPLTSSDQGDTDATRPAFAQKGNTYFALRNIVPNASNNFGTTNQFQYFGLASKFTQVALTGKLDYSHFEPFHVILSGEYVKNTAFDAQDIEAKAVNNRGPSASGPGKFEGGDVAWIVNLRLGSPTLENRGDWAVELGYRHVESDSVVDGFTDSDFGGGGTNLEGYTFGGIIALSPDVTLGLRWMSAKEIAGPPLKTDVLQLDVNSKF, encoded by the coding sequence ATGGTCGAAAAAGGGCTCCTGACCAAGGAAGATTCCGCTGATTTGATCAAACAGGCCGAGGCCGATGGGGCGATAGCCCGTGAGCAAACTGAAGCCGTGCAGGCGGCTGTCCAGCAGATTGCCTCCGTGCAAAATGTGCCCACCGATTCGTATGCAACTCCGCCCCAGCTCGATCCGTCGATGCCGCAGCAGGAGCTGCCCGCAGCCTATCCGGGGCCCGACGACACGATGCGCGTTTCCTACATTCCCGAGTCGGTGAAGGACGAGATGCGCGAGCAGATCAAGGCCGATGTGCTGGCCCAAGCGCGCGACGAAAACTGGTCCTCGCCCCGGATGTTTCCCGACTGGCTGACGCGCTTTCGTTTGCTGGGAGACTATCGCATTCGCTATCAGTCGGATCGGTTTTCCACCGGCAACGACAACACGGGCGCGTTTCCTAACTTCAACGCGATTAACACCGGCGCGCCTTTCGATGTGAGCGGGACGGTTTTTTCGCCGCAGCTCAATGTGGATGAAAACCGCAGCCGCTTCCGTTTGCGCGTGCGTTTCGGGGCCGAGATTAGTCTGCGCGACAACTTCACCGCTGGCATCCGCATCGGCACGGGGGAAAACAATTCGCCCGTCTCGCAGAACCAGACGCTGGGGGCTGCTAACAATGGACAGGGTGGCAATTTTTCCAAATACGCCATCTGGCTGGACCGCGGATTTCTGCGCTACGACTTTACGGGAGTTCCCAACCTGAGCTTGTCGCTGACGGCCGGGCGCTTCGACAATCCATTCTTCGCGACGACGATTTTGTGGGCGAAGGATCTAGCCTTCGATGGCTTTGTTTTGAAAGGAAAATACAAGTTAGGCGATGGCGCGGTGACGCCGTTCCTAACGGTGGGCGCGTTCCCGATTTTCAATACCGATTTCACCTACTCGTCGAACCAATCGGCGAAGTTTAAGAGCCAGGACAAGTGGCTCTACGCCGTGCAAGCCGGGCTCGATTGGAAGATCGCGAAAGACTTCACCGCGAAGATGGCTGTGGCCTATCTGGACTACGACAATGTGGAGGGAAAACTCTCCAGTCCCTTCACTCCGTTAACTTCTTCTGACCAAGGTGATACCGATGCAACTCGACCCGCTTTTGCGCAGAAAGGAAACACGTATTTTGCGCTTCGGAACATTGTGCCAAACGCGTCTAACAACTTCGGGACGACGAACCAGTTTCAGTATTTCGGACTCGCCTCGAAGTTCACCCAAGTCGCGCTCACGGGGAAACTGGACTACAGCCACTTCGAGCCGTTTCACGTGATTCTGAGCGGCGAATACGTCAAGAACACGGCCTTCGACGCGCAGGACATCGAGGCCAAGGCGGTGAACAATCGCGGTCCGTCCGCGTCAGGTCCGGGCAAGTTTGAAGGCGGCGATGTTGCCTGGATCGTGAATCTTCGACTCGGCAGCCCAACTCTGGAAAATCGCGGCGACTGGGCGGTCGAACTCGGCTATCGCCACGTTGAAAGCGACTCTGTGGTCGATGGATTTACCGACTCCGATTTCGGCGGCGGTGGCACGAATTTGGAAGGCTATACCTTTGGCGGCATCATCGCCCTCTCGCCCGATGTCACCCTCGGTCTGCGCTGGATGAGCGCGAAGGAAATCGCCGGTCCGCCACTAAAGACGGACGTCCTGCAACTCGATGTTAACAGCAAGTTCTAA
- a CDS encoding TonB C-terminal domain-containing protein: protein MSRGEFHSNDDDETFWEKYRALIIIAMLVLAVGGWILSQVLVHKKAAPAKLETFTMVTLPPPPPPPPKPTPPPPQATPPPVDQKMDQRPMEPQEEVKPDEAPPKPDTPPDQPLGTNNTGPGPGDNFGLGGPGGSGGFGGGGKGGSGSKYGWYAGQVQRRVSDALQKNRATRTASLRVEVRIWPDSTGRVTRAEMKTSTGDAALDAAIQSNVLNGLQLDSPPPSGMPLPIVLRLTARKAI, encoded by the coding sequence AATGACGACGACGAAACTTTCTGGGAAAAGTATCGGGCGCTGATCATTATCGCGATGCTAGTACTAGCAGTCGGCGGATGGATTCTTTCGCAGGTTCTCGTACACAAGAAAGCCGCGCCCGCGAAGCTGGAGACCTTCACCATGGTCACGCTTCCGCCCCCCCCTCCACCGCCGCCGAAGCCAACGCCTCCTCCGCCACAAGCCACGCCGCCGCCGGTGGATCAGAAAATGGACCAGCGCCCGATGGAGCCGCAGGAGGAAGTTAAACCCGACGAGGCTCCGCCCAAACCCGACACGCCCCCCGATCAGCCGCTGGGTACTAACAACACTGGCCCCGGTCCCGGCGACAATTTCGGACTCGGCGGCCCCGGCGGCAGCGGTGGTTTTGGCGGCGGCGGCAAAGGCGGCTCGGGCAGCAAATATGGTTGGTATGCCGGGCAGGTGCAGCGGCGCGTTTCCGATGCGTTGCAAAAAAACCGCGCCACCCGCACCGCGAGTTTGCGTGTCGAGGTTCGCATCTGGCCCGACTCCACGGGCCGCGTGACGCGGGCGGAAATGAAGACTTCCACCGGCGACGCAGCGCTCGATGCCGCCATCCAATCCAACGTCCTGAATGGACTGCAACTCGACTCACCGCCGCCCTCCGGCATGCCGCTGCCGATCGTTCTCCGCCTGACCGCCCGCAAAGCGATCTAA